A single window of Streptomyces sp. NBC_00464 DNA harbors:
- a CDS encoding acyl-CoA dehydrogenase family protein, whose protein sequence is MDFTFTEEQQAAVEAARAVFSGVALDAVPSPALVPGAVAEDIDRPLWAALATGDLLSLTLAPEHGGAGLDLVAFCLVLRESAKVLARVPLLETCAVAMALQRHGDQDLAAELLPGIGRGDLVLTVGANGRTGHGPAELAVTARPDGADGSTTGTGWVLDGVQSGVPWAQAADWIAVPAHTGDGRAVLALVREGDDGVTIAEQFSTNGELFGEVRLDAVRIEARRLIGAAGAWEWLRSVLTTGTCALALGLGEAVLAMTSQYTGKREQFGFPVATFQAVAVQAADRYIDLRAMEVTLWQAAWRIAVGGTGALPPAGDVAVAKIWASDGVRRVVQTAQHLHGGFGADTDYPLHRFHAWAKQIELSLGPAAAHEEALGDLLAAHPLD, encoded by the coding sequence GTGGACTTCACCTTCACCGAGGAGCAGCAGGCAGCCGTCGAGGCGGCACGGGCGGTCTTCTCGGGCGTCGCCCTCGATGCGGTGCCCAGCCCCGCGCTCGTACCGGGGGCTGTGGCCGAGGACATCGACCGGCCGCTGTGGGCCGCTCTCGCCACCGGCGACCTGCTGAGCCTGACGCTGGCTCCGGAGCACGGCGGGGCAGGGCTCGATCTGGTCGCATTCTGCCTGGTACTGCGCGAGTCCGCGAAAGTGCTCGCCCGGGTTCCGCTGCTGGAGACGTGCGCGGTCGCGATGGCGCTCCAGCGTCACGGCGACCAGGACCTGGCCGCCGAACTGCTGCCGGGCATCGGCCGGGGGGACCTGGTCCTCACGGTCGGCGCCAACGGCCGCACCGGCCACGGCCCGGCCGAACTCGCCGTCACCGCACGTCCGGACGGCGCCGACGGCAGCACCACCGGGACGGGCTGGGTACTCGACGGAGTTCAGTCGGGGGTGCCGTGGGCACAGGCCGCGGACTGGATCGCGGTGCCCGCCCACACCGGGGACGGCAGGGCCGTGCTGGCCCTGGTCCGCGAGGGCGACGACGGTGTCACCATCGCCGAGCAGTTCTCCACCAACGGCGAACTCTTCGGTGAGGTACGGCTGGACGCGGTTCGGATCGAGGCCCGCAGGCTGATCGGCGCCGCAGGTGCCTGGGAGTGGCTGCGCTCCGTTCTCACCACGGGGACGTGCGCGCTCGCGCTGGGTCTCGGTGAGGCCGTACTGGCCATGACGAGCCAGTACACCGGCAAGCGCGAACAGTTCGGCTTCCCCGTGGCGACCTTCCAGGCCGTGGCCGTGCAAGCGGCGGACCGCTACATCGACCTGCGGGCCATGGAGGTGACCCTCTGGCAGGCGGCCTGGCGGATCGCCGTCGGCGGGACCGGCGCGCTGCCACCGGCAGGCGATGTCGCGGTGGCGAAGATCTGGGCGTCGGACGGGGTCCGCCGGGTCGTACAGACGGCACAGCACCTGCACGGCGGCTTCGGCGCGGACACCGACTACCCCTTGCACCGCTTTCACGCGTGGGCGAAGCAGATCGAGCTCTCGCTCGGTCCGGCAGCAGCCCACGAAGAGGCCCTGGGCGACCTGCTGGCGGCACACCCCCTCGACTGA
- a CDS encoding 2Fe-2S iron-sulfur cluster-binding protein, producing MFHPLRVSAIERLTDDSVAVTFAVPPQLRETFRHKPGQHLNVRYTVAGEEIRRSYSICAPATEQPADPALRVGIRLVDGGAFSTYALKELAVGDQVEAMPPMGRFVLAPRAGQFAAIVGGSGITPVLSIAATLLARESDASFCLIRSDRSAASTMFLDEVADLKDRYPDRFQLVTALSREEQQAGLPSGRLDRERLTGLLPALLPVAEVEGWYLCGPLGLVRSAEGALHGLGVDRTRIHQEIFHVEDSPDTATRPRVEASAHSTLTATLDGRSGTWPVQEGESLLETVLRSRSDAPYACKGGVCGTCRAFLVSGEVRMDRNFALEPEETDAGYVLACQSHPVTGEVELDFDR from the coding sequence ATGTTCCATCCGCTCCGGGTCAGCGCGATCGAGCGGCTCACGGACGATTCGGTGGCCGTCACCTTCGCCGTGCCGCCCCAGCTTCGCGAGACCTTCCGCCACAAGCCCGGCCAGCATCTCAATGTCCGTTACACCGTCGCCGGCGAGGAGATCCGACGCTCGTACTCAATCTGCGCACCGGCCACCGAGCAGCCGGCCGACCCGGCGCTGCGGGTGGGCATCCGGCTCGTCGACGGCGGCGCGTTCTCCACGTACGCGCTCAAGGAGCTCGCGGTCGGCGACCAGGTGGAAGCCATGCCTCCGATGGGCCGCTTCGTGCTCGCCCCGCGGGCCGGGCAGTTCGCGGCGATCGTCGGCGGAAGCGGCATCACCCCGGTGCTGTCCATCGCGGCGACCCTGCTGGCCCGGGAGTCCGATGCCTCGTTCTGCCTGATCCGGAGCGACCGAAGCGCCGCGTCGACGATGTTCCTGGACGAGGTCGCCGACCTCAAGGACCGCTACCCGGACCGATTCCAGCTCGTCACCGCACTCTCCCGGGAGGAACAGCAGGCGGGTCTCCCCTCCGGCCGTCTCGATCGCGAAAGGCTCACCGGCCTCCTTCCGGCGCTGCTTCCGGTGGCCGAGGTCGAGGGCTGGTACCTGTGCGGTCCGCTCGGCCTGGTCCGGTCCGCCGAGGGCGCGCTGCACGGGCTGGGCGTCGACCGGACCCGCATCCACCAGGAGATCTTCCACGTGGAGGACAGCCCCGACACCGCCACCCGGCCACGGGTCGAGGCTTCCGCGCACAGCACGCTCACGGCGACCCTGGACGGCCGCTCGGGCACATGGCCGGTGCAGGAGGGCGAGTCGCTGCTGGAGACGGTGCTGCGCAGCCGTTCCGACGCGCCGTACGCCTGCAAGGGCGGGGTGTGCGGGACCTGCCGGGCCTTTCTGGTCTCGGGCGAGGTGCGGATGGACCGCAACTTCGCGCTGGAGCCGGAGGAGACGGACGCGGGGTATGTGCTGGCGTGCCAGTCCCATCCGGTGACCGGAGAGGTGGAACTCGACTTCGACCGCTGA
- the paaD gene encoding 1,2-phenylacetyl-CoA epoxidase subunit PaaD codes for MVTWTPLEEELRSLAGAVPDPELPVLTLAELGVLRGVEVLAPGRVTVRLTPTYTGCPAIEAMSTDIERVLHDHGMTEVSVVTVLSPAWSTDDISAEGRRKLAEFGIAPPRPHTATAPAAGPVPLTLSVRCPHCGSTDTELLSRFSSTACKALRRCVSCREPFDHFKEL; via the coding sequence ATGGTGACGTGGACGCCCCTGGAGGAGGAGCTGCGCAGCCTGGCGGGCGCCGTCCCCGATCCGGAGCTGCCCGTACTGACCCTGGCGGAGCTGGGCGTGCTCCGGGGCGTGGAGGTGCTCGCACCGGGCCGCGTCACGGTCCGGCTCACCCCGACCTACACCGGCTGCCCCGCGATAGAGGCCATGTCCACGGACATCGAGCGGGTGCTGCACGACCACGGCATGACCGAGGTCTCCGTGGTCACCGTCCTCTCCCCGGCCTGGTCCACGGACGACATCAGCGCGGAAGGGCGGCGCAAGCTCGCCGAGTTCGGCATCGCGCCCCCGCGTCCGCACACGGCCACGGCCCCCGCCGCAGGACCCGTGCCCCTCACCCTGTCGGTGCGCTGCCCGCACTGCGGCTCGACCGACACGGAGCTTCTGAGCCGGTTCTCGTCGACCGCCTGCAAGGCGCTGCGCCGCTGTGTGTCGTGCCGTGAACCGTTCGACCACTTCAAGGAGTTGTAG
- the paaC gene encoding 1,2-phenylacetyl-CoA epoxidase subunit PaaC: MTAALALGDDALVLSHRLGEWAGHAPVLEEELALANIALDLLGQARILLSLTGDEDELAYLREERAFRNVQLVEQPNGDFAHTIARQLYFSVHQHGLYEQLAAGDGEFAGLAAKAVKEVAYHRDHAEQWTLRLGDGTAESHERMQRGVDALWRYTGELFQPVEGVDVDWQALHSRWLDSITTVLERATLTVPAGPQSGAWTAGAGRQGIHTEPFGRMVAEMQHLHRSHPGASW, from the coding sequence GTGACCGCGGCCCTCGCACTCGGCGACGACGCGCTGGTGCTGTCGCACCGGCTGGGGGAGTGGGCGGGCCATGCCCCCGTGCTGGAGGAGGAGCTCGCCCTCGCCAACATCGCCCTGGACCTGCTGGGCCAGGCCAGGATCCTGCTCTCCCTGACCGGTGACGAGGACGAGCTGGCGTATCTGCGCGAGGAGCGCGCCTTCCGCAACGTCCAGCTGGTCGAGCAGCCGAACGGCGACTTCGCCCACACCATCGCCCGGCAGCTGTACTTCTCGGTCCACCAGCACGGCCTGTACGAGCAGTTGGCGGCCGGTGACGGCGAGTTCGCCGGACTGGCGGCCAAGGCCGTCAAGGAGGTCGCCTACCACCGGGACCACGCCGAGCAGTGGACCCTGCGCCTGGGTGACGGCACGGCCGAGAGCCACGAGCGCATGCAGCGCGGAGTGGACGCCCTGTGGCGCTACACCGGCGAGCTGTTCCAGCCCGTCGAGGGCGTGGACGTGGACTGGCAGGCACTGCACAGCCGCTGGCTGGACTCCATCACCACCGTGCTGGAACGGGCCACGCTGACCGTGCCGGCCGGACCGCAGTCCGGCGCCTGGACGGCCGGTGCCGGCCGCCAGGGCATCCACACGGAGCCCTTCGGCCGGATGGTCGCCGAGATGCAGCATCTGCACCGCAGCCACCCGGGGGCGTCATGGTGA
- the paaB gene encoding 1,2-phenylacetyl-CoA epoxidase subunit PaaB: protein MSSSTDWPLWEVFVRSRRGLSHTHAGSLHAPDAEMALRNARDLYTRRSEGVSLWVVPSSQITASSPDEKDTFFEPAGDKPYRHPTFYAIPDGVKHL from the coding sequence ATGAGCAGCTCGACCGACTGGCCGCTGTGGGAGGTGTTCGTGCGCTCGCGGCGCGGGCTCTCCCACACCCACGCTGGCAGCCTGCACGCCCCGGACGCCGAGATGGCCCTGCGCAACGCACGCGATCTGTACACGCGCCGCTCGGAAGGCGTCTCCCTCTGGGTGGTGCCGTCCAGCCAGATCACGGCGTCCTCGCCGGACGAGAAGGACACGTTCTTCGAACCGGCGGGTGACAAGCCCTACCGGCACCCGACCTTCTACGCGATCCCGGACGGGGTGAAGCACCTGTGA
- the paaA gene encoding 1,2-phenylacetyl-CoA epoxidase subunit PaaA, which translates to MAAVTAGQTAQATTGSTDGADGALEAAFDAAVAADERIEPRDWMPDAYRASLVRQMAQHAHSEIIGMQPEANWITRAPSLRRKAILMAKVQDEAGHGLYLYSAAETLGTSREELLDKLHAGRQRYSSIFNYPTLTWADVGAIGWLVDGAAITNQVPLCRCSYGPYARAMVRICKEESFHQRQGYELLLALGHGTPAQHEMAQDAVNRWWWPSLMMFGPPDDASSHSAQSMTWKIKRHSNDELRQRFVDICVPQAEVLGLTLPDPDLRWNEDRGQHDFGAIDWTEFQEVLKGNGPCNEQRLTQRRRAHEEGAWVRDAAAAYAQKHTDVRNGEATA; encoded by the coding sequence ATGGCGGCAGTGACTGCGGGCCAGACAGCGCAGGCGACAACAGGCAGTACCGATGGGGCGGACGGGGCCCTGGAGGCGGCCTTCGACGCCGCAGTGGCGGCCGATGAGCGCATCGAGCCCCGCGACTGGATGCCCGATGCCTACCGCGCCTCGCTGGTCAGGCAAATGGCCCAGCACGCCCACTCCGAGATCATCGGCATGCAGCCGGAGGCCAACTGGATCACCCGCGCCCCCTCGCTGCGCCGCAAAGCCATCCTGATGGCCAAGGTGCAGGACGAAGCGGGGCACGGGCTGTATCTGTACAGCGCGGCGGAGACCCTCGGCACGAGCCGCGAGGAGCTGCTCGACAAACTGCACGCGGGCCGCCAGCGGTATTCATCGATCTTCAACTACCCGACCCTGACCTGGGCGGACGTCGGCGCCATCGGCTGGCTCGTGGACGGGGCCGCGATCACCAACCAGGTCCCTCTCTGCCGCTGCTCCTACGGCCCCTACGCCCGGGCCATGGTCCGCATCTGCAAGGAGGAGTCCTTCCACCAGCGCCAGGGCTACGAGCTCCTGCTCGCCCTGGGGCACGGGACACCGGCGCAGCACGAGATGGCCCAGGACGCCGTGAACCGGTGGTGGTGGCCGTCCCTGATGATGTTCGGCCCGCCGGACGACGCCTCGTCGCATTCGGCGCAGTCGATGACCTGGAAGATCAAGCGGCATTCCAACGACGAGCTGCGGCAGCGCTTCGTGGACATCTGCGTGCCACAGGCCGAGGTCCTGGGCCTCACCCTCCCCGACCCGGACCTCCGGTGGAACGAGGACCGCGGTCAGCACGATTTCGGGGCGATCGACTGGACGGAGTTCCAGGAGGTCCTGAAGGGCAACGGGCCGTGCAACGAACAGCGCCTCACCCAGCGCCGCCGGGCACACGAGGAAGGCGCCTGGGTCCGGGACGCAGCCGCCGCGTACGCACAGAAGCACACGGATGTACGAAACGGGGAGGCGACAGCATGA
- a CDS encoding DUF5819 family protein, whose amino-acid sequence MNSYDDKGVGEGVGGGVGGGVSGEPEAVAGPVAGNGPEARTVPEPRTDPGPRTDPGPRADPGPLADPGPRVDAGPLTRAEPRVGMAGLSLPYQVVAAVALSVIGLIACIQLAMVFLHVAPSNTLTKQHGEAVDQWIYPEFEQNWKLFAPNPLQQNIAVHVRAEISGPDKRRTTPWMSLSGEDGKAIRGNLLPSHVQQNQLRRGWDFYLGSHDSQNRANGLRGRLSEQYIRRIVMLRLSEHDYGGDVLRIQIRSEVRSVAAPAWSDEKISTKPSYRVLPWWTVTAADLPKGSADSEEADQ is encoded by the coding sequence ATGAATTCGTACGACGACAAGGGCGTCGGCGAGGGCGTCGGTGGGGGTGTCGGCGGGGGCGTCAGCGGTGAGCCTGAGGCCGTGGCCGGTCCTGTGGCCGGGAACGGTCCCGAGGCGCGGACCGTTCCCGAGCCCCGTACCGATCCGGGTCCGCGTACCGATCCGGGCCCTCGTGCCGATCCGGGCCCCCTCGCCGATCCGGGCCCTCGTGTCGATGCCGGCCCTCTCACCCGGGCCGAGCCGCGCGTCGGAATGGCCGGGCTCTCGCTTCCGTACCAGGTCGTCGCCGCTGTGGCGCTGTCGGTGATCGGGCTGATCGCCTGTATCCAGCTCGCCATGGTGTTCCTGCACGTCGCCCCGTCCAACACGCTGACCAAACAGCACGGCGAGGCCGTCGACCAATGGATCTACCCCGAGTTCGAGCAGAACTGGAAGCTCTTCGCCCCCAACCCTCTGCAGCAGAACATCGCCGTACATGTGCGCGCCGAGATATCCGGCCCCGACAAGAGGCGGACCACCCCCTGGATGAGCCTCTCCGGCGAGGACGGCAAGGCGATACGCGGCAATCTGCTGCCCAGCCACGTCCAGCAGAACCAACTCCGCCGGGGCTGGGACTTCTACCTCGGCTCGCACGACAGCCAGAACCGGGCCAACGGCCTGCGCGGCAGGCTTTCCGAGCAGTACATCCGGCGCATCGTGATGCTGCGCCTCAGTGAGCACGACTACGGCGGCGACGTCCTGAGGATCCAGATCCGGTCCGAGGTCCGGTCGGTCGCGGCCCCCGCGTGGAGCGACGAGAAGATCAGCACCAAGCCGTCCTACCGGGTACTGCCCTGGTGGACCGTCACCGCGGCCGACCTGCCCAAGGGCTCGGCCGACTCCGAGGAGGCGGACCAGTGA
- a CDS encoding HTTM domain-containing protein — protein sequence MSTAGFDRTFARGIQRITAASLGPYQSAVIRIGFSATYLLFLLREIPHRQEMYGPDAPWRWDMAQQLISGNQAFTTLMWSDSTVWFEIVYALALVASALLMVGWHTRAMSVLFMVGVLSLQNRSIFMGDGGDNVIHLMAIYLVLTRCGQVWSLDARRARRTEDADPRAGGVAGPLLWVAFGAGLCGATVTGNLGGTAWLPVFFWILWIGHGVWWAVNRYAPHSEPRTLLDVVANLAHNATLVVIMAEVCLIYATAGWYKIQGSRWQDGTALYYPLNLDYFTPWPGLSELLASNGLMVMVLTYATVAVQVAFPFTLFNRRVKNVLLVAMICEHLGIALLLGLPFFSMAMIAADAVFLPTVFLVWLGGKAVLGRDLLFRRRGEVPGPRGGAGEGAGAGVGVGAEDREAGQHREGGGHTLVG from the coding sequence GTGAGTACAGCCGGCTTCGACCGCACGTTCGCCCGCGGTATCCAGCGCATCACGGCCGCGTCCCTGGGGCCGTACCAGAGCGCTGTCATCCGGATCGGCTTCTCTGCCACGTACCTCCTGTTCCTGCTGCGCGAGATTCCGCACCGGCAGGAGATGTACGGTCCCGATGCCCCGTGGCGCTGGGACATGGCGCAGCAGCTCATCTCCGGCAATCAGGCCTTCACCACGCTGATGTGGTCGGACAGCACTGTCTGGTTCGAGATCGTGTACGCGCTGGCGCTGGTCGCCTCCGCGCTGCTGATGGTGGGCTGGCACACCCGGGCCATGTCCGTGCTGTTCATGGTCGGCGTGCTCTCCCTGCAGAACCGCAGCATCTTCATGGGCGACGGCGGCGACAACGTCATCCATCTCATGGCGATCTACCTGGTGCTGACCCGGTGCGGACAGGTCTGGTCCCTGGATGCCCGCCGTGCGCGGCGTACGGAGGATGCGGACCCTCGCGCGGGCGGCGTGGCCGGTCCGCTGCTGTGGGTGGCCTTCGGCGCGGGCCTGTGCGGGGCCACGGTGACGGGGAACCTGGGCGGGACCGCCTGGCTGCCGGTCTTCTTCTGGATTCTGTGGATCGGCCACGGCGTCTGGTGGGCCGTGAACCGGTACGCGCCGCACAGCGAGCCGCGCACTCTGCTCGACGTCGTCGCCAACCTCGCTCACAACGCCACGCTCGTCGTGATCATGGCCGAGGTCTGTCTGATCTACGCGACCGCGGGCTGGTACAAGATCCAGGGTTCGCGCTGGCAGGACGGCACCGCGCTGTACTACCCGCTCAATCTCGACTACTTCACGCCCTGGCCCGGCCTCTCGGAGCTTCTCGCGTCGAACGGTCTGATGGTGATGGTGCTGACGTACGCCACGGTCGCCGTGCAGGTCGCCTTCCCGTTCACCCTGTTCAACCGGCGCGTCAAGAACGTGCTGCTCGTCGCGATGATCTGCGAGCACCTCGGTATCGCCCTGCTGCTGGGGCTTCCCTTCTTCTCGATGGCCATGATTGCCGCGGACGCCGTCTTCCTGCCGACCGTCTTTCTGGTGTGGCTCGGAGGGAAGGCGGTCCTCGGGCGGGATCTGCTGTTCCGGCGGCGCGGCGAGGTGCCGGGGCCGCGGGGCGGTGCGGGTGAGGGCGCCGGTGCCGGGGTCGGTGTCGGCGCCGAGGACCGGGAGGCAGGGCAGCACCGCGAGGGCGGGGGCCATACGCTCGTCGGGTGA
- a CDS encoding TrmH family RNA methyltransferase, translating to MSSETGSTGSTGSTGGAGGAAEPSVESATGEPAQYDDGFGTEIGVGPHPLPWPVGERYDPELLAHGDRRNVGDAYRYWTREAIVADLDLRRHDFHVAVENWGHDFNIGSVVRTANAFLAKEIHIVGRRRWNRRGAMVTDRYQHVRHHPDTADLTAWAAAEGLPIIGIDNLPGAVPLERTVLPRRCVLLFGQEGPGLTEEARKHASMVCSIAQFGSTRSINAGAAAAIAMHAWVQRYADIPGSGSGAGA from the coding sequence GTGAGCAGCGAGACAGGCAGTACAGGCAGTACAGGCAGCACCGGTGGTGCGGGCGGGGCGGCCGAACCGTCCGTGGAGTCGGCGACGGGCGAGCCGGCGCAGTACGACGACGGGTTCGGGACGGAGATCGGCGTCGGTCCGCATCCACTGCCCTGGCCCGTGGGCGAGCGGTACGACCCCGAGCTGCTCGCCCACGGCGACCGGCGCAACGTGGGTGATGCGTACCGCTACTGGACCCGGGAGGCGATCGTCGCCGATCTCGATCTGCGGCGGCACGACTTTCATGTGGCGGTCGAGAACTGGGGCCACGACTTCAATATCGGTTCGGTGGTGCGCACCGCGAACGCCTTCCTTGCCAAGGAGATCCACATCGTGGGGCGGCGGCGGTGGAACCGTCGTGGTGCGATGGTCACCGACCGCTACCAGCATGTTCGTCACCACCCGGACACCGCCGATCTGACCGCCTGGGCGGCGGCCGAAGGGCTGCCGATCATCGGCATCGACAATCTGCCGGGCGCGGTGCCGCTGGAGCGGACCGTGCTGCCGCGGCGGTGTGTGCTGCTGTTCGGGCAGGAGGGTCCGGGGCTGACCGAGGAGGCCCGCAAGCACGCCTCGATGGTGTGCTCGATCGCGCAGTTCGGGTCGACGCGGTCGATCAATGCGGGGGCTGCGGCGGCGATTGCGATGCATGCGTGGGTGCAGCGGTACGCGGATATTCCGGGCAGCGGTAGCGGGGCCGGGGCGTAG
- the paaN gene encoding phenylacetic acid degradation protein PaaN → MAAELSPHLLSEKHRPTLDRALDAIRTRAYWSPHPEHPKAYGEGGAPGSLGAAEGKAAFDAVLHTRLDLGQPGTDGWTGGEVSPYGPELAVEYPHADLDALLPAMRAGIPAWREAGPETRALVCLEILARISARTHEFGHAVMHTSGQAFMMAFQAGGPHAQDRGLEAVAYAYEEQMRAPRSADWSKPQGKRDPLDLHKTFTAAGRGISLLIGCNTFPTWNGYPGLFASLATGNPVLVKPHPRAVLPLALTVQLAREVLADAGFDPNLVALAAERPGEGIAKTLAVRPEIRIIDYTGSTEFGDWLEANARQAQVYTEKAGVNTIVLDATDDYRGMLSNLAFSLSLYSGQMCTTPQNLLIPRDGITTDVGDKSYDDVVTDIAAAVTGLLGDDARANGLLGALVNPAVKARLEAAAQLGEVALPSREVANPDFPEAVVRTPLIVKLDGSKPDDESPYLSECFGPVSFAVAVDSTADALELLRRTIRDKGAMTVGAYTTSPDVERAVEDVCLDESAQLSLNLTGGVYVNQTAAFSDFHGSGGNPAANAALCDGAFVSNRFRTLEVRRQR, encoded by the coding sequence ATGGCCGCCGAGCTCTCCCCGCACCTGCTGTCCGAGAAGCACCGCCCCACGCTCGACCGGGCCCTCGACGCGATCCGTACGCGTGCCTACTGGTCGCCGCATCCCGAGCACCCGAAGGCGTACGGCGAGGGCGGCGCGCCCGGCAGCCTGGGCGCCGCCGAGGGCAAGGCCGCCTTCGACGCCGTGCTGCACACCCGTCTCGACCTGGGCCAGCCCGGGACCGACGGGTGGACGGGCGGCGAGGTCTCTCCGTACGGCCCGGAGCTGGCCGTCGAGTATCCGCACGCCGACCTCGACGCGCTGCTCCCCGCGATGCGCGCGGGCATCCCCGCCTGGCGCGAGGCAGGACCGGAGACCAGGGCCCTGGTCTGCCTGGAGATCCTGGCCCGGATCAGCGCCCGCACCCATGAGTTCGGCCACGCGGTGATGCACACCAGCGGGCAGGCCTTCATGATGGCGTTCCAGGCCGGTGGCCCACACGCCCAGGACCGCGGTCTGGAGGCGGTGGCGTATGCGTACGAGGAGCAGATGCGCGCGCCCCGGAGCGCCGACTGGTCCAAGCCGCAGGGCAAGCGCGACCCGCTCGACCTGCACAAGACGTTCACCGCGGCCGGACGCGGCATCTCGCTGCTGATCGGCTGCAACACCTTCCCCACGTGGAACGGCTACCCGGGCCTCTTCGCCTCCCTCGCCACCGGCAATCCGGTCCTGGTCAAGCCGCACCCCAGGGCGGTGCTCCCGCTGGCCCTCACCGTTCAGCTGGCGCGCGAGGTGCTCGCCGACGCGGGCTTCGACCCCAACCTGGTCGCGCTGGCCGCCGAGCGGCCGGGCGAGGGCATCGCCAAGACGCTGGCGGTCCGCCCGGAGATCAGGATCATCGACTACACCGGCTCCACCGAATTCGGTGACTGGCTGGAGGCCAACGCCCGTCAGGCGCAGGTGTACACGGAGAAGGCCGGGGTCAACACGATCGTCCTCGACGCCACGGACGACTACCGCGGCATGCTGTCCAACCTGGCGTTCTCGCTCTCCCTCTACAGCGGCCAGATGTGCACCACCCCGCAGAACCTCCTGATCCCCCGGGACGGCATCACCACAGACGTCGGCGACAAGTCGTACGACGACGTGGTCACCGACATCGCCGCCGCCGTCACCGGACTCCTGGGCGACGACGCCCGGGCGAACGGCCTGTTGGGCGCCCTGGTCAACCCAGCGGTGAAGGCCCGCCTGGAGGCGGCCGCACAGCTGGGCGAAGTCGCTCTGCCCTCGCGGGAAGTGGCCAACCCGGACTTCCCCGAAGCAGTCGTCCGTACACCGCTGATCGTCAAACTCGACGGCAGCAAGCCGGACGACGAGTCGCCCTACCTGTCGGAGTGCTTCGGCCCGGTCTCGTTCGCGGTCGCGGTCGATTCGACGGCGGACGCGCTGGAACTCCTGCGCCGCACCATCCGCGACAAGGGAGCGATGACGGTCGGCGCGTACACCACCTCACCGGACGTGGAGCGCGCGGTGGAGGACGTCTGCCTGGACGAGTCGGCCCAGCTCTCCCTGAATCTGACCGGCGGCGTGTACGTCAACCAGACGGCGGCGTTCTCCGATTTCCACGGCTCGGGAGGAAACCCCGCGGCAAACGCGGCGCTGTGCGACGGCGCGTTCGTGTCCAACCGCTTCCGCACCCTGGAAGTCCGCCGCCAGCGCTGA
- a CDS encoding TetR/AcrR family transcriptional regulator, whose product MTTAKRDTYTPETLLTVAVRVFNERGYDGTSMEHLSKAAGISKSSIYHHVAGKEELLRRAVSRALDGLFGILDESGATRGRAVERVEYVTRRTVEVLIAELPYVTLLLRVRGNTKTERWALERRREFDQRVADLLKAAVADGDLRSDVDIRLATRLLFGMVNSLVEWFRPLSDGGAEGERLADTVVQLAFEGMKSSR is encoded by the coding sequence ATGACCACGGCCAAGCGGGACACGTACACCCCGGAGACTCTGCTCACCGTCGCCGTCCGTGTCTTCAACGAGCGCGGCTACGACGGCACGTCGATGGAGCACCTGTCGAAGGCGGCGGGCATCTCCAAGTCGTCCATCTACCACCATGTCGCCGGCAAGGAAGAGCTGCTGCGGCGTGCGGTCAGCCGGGCGCTGGACGGGCTCTTCGGCATCCTCGACGAGTCCGGCGCGACGCGGGGCCGTGCGGTCGAGCGCGTCGAGTACGTCACGCGTCGCACCGTCGAGGTGCTGATAGCCGAACTGCCCTATGTCACGCTGCTGCTGCGGGTGCGGGGCAACACGAAGACCGAACGCTGGGCCCTGGAGCGGCGGCGCGAGTTCGACCAGCGTGTGGCCGATCTGCTCAAGGCGGCGGTCGCGGACGGTGATCTCCGCTCCGACGTGGACATACGGCTGGCGACGCGGCTGTTGTTCGGGATGGTCAATTCGCTGGTGGAGTGGTTCCGGCCGTTGTCGGACGGCGGCGCGGAGGGGGAGCGGCTCGCCGACACCGTCGTACAGCTGGCTTTCGAAGGCATGAAGTCCAGCCGCTGA
- a CDS encoding Lrp/AsnC family transcriptional regulator, producing MADGGEEPGRIPPARPLDAIDDAILRLLQTDGRASIRSVADRVHVSRANAYARINRLIDDGVIRGFTARVNHERAGQGASAYITLKIVQNSWRTVREQLQALPGATHIALVGGDFDVLLLVHTPDNRSLRELVLTRIQAIPEVLSTHTLLVFEETDLTPGSDRPTELT from the coding sequence ATGGCCGACGGGGGCGAGGAGCCCGGCCGGATCCCCCCGGCACGCCCGCTCGACGCCATCGACGACGCCATCCTCCGACTGCTCCAGACGGACGGCCGCGCCTCGATACGGTCGGTGGCCGACCGCGTCCACGTATCGCGGGCCAACGCGTACGCCCGGATCAACCGGCTCATCGACGACGGCGTGATCCGCGGCTTCACCGCGCGGGTGAACCATGAGCGGGCGGGGCAGGGAGCCTCCGCGTACATCACGCTCAAGATCGTCCAGAACTCCTGGCGCACCGTGCGGGAACAGCTCCAGGCCCTGCCCGGAGCCACGCACATCGCACTGGTCGGCGGCGATTTCGACGTCCTGCTGCTGGTGCACACCCCGGACAACCGGTCGCTGCGCGAGCTGGTCCTGACCAGGATCCAGGCCATTCCGGAGGTGCTCTCCACCCACACACTGCTCGTGTTCGAGGAGACGGACCTGACCCCGGGCTCCGACCGGCCCACGGAACTCACCTGA